From a single Bacillus gobiensis genomic region:
- a CDS encoding alpha/beta fold hydrolase: MVTIEKENISTISLLHIYRNDLRQNKAPLVIFVHGFTSFKEMNLSLAYMLAEKGVRVVLPDALYHGERGENLSKNELNLRFPSIVVNEIKELEMIKEHFEQRDLIDSGKIGVGGTSMGGITTLAALTQYKWIKAAVSLMGSPSLHSFLKLQVESMRASGFLLPIPDTELNHELEQLIAYDLWEQPEKLNLRPLFFWHGKRDPYVPFEPTYQFYQQVVPFYADTPKRLEFIADDQAEHKVSSEGLKRAVEWFACHL; this comes from the coding sequence ATGGTCACTATCGAAAAAGAAAACATTTCAACGATTTCATTGCTTCATATTTATAGAAATGATTTGCGTCAAAACAAAGCGCCGCTTGTTATTTTCGTCCACGGATTCACAAGCTTTAAGGAAATGAATCTTTCCTTAGCATATATGCTGGCTGAAAAAGGGGTGCGTGTTGTTCTTCCTGACGCACTTTACCATGGCGAAAGAGGAGAAAATCTTTCTAAAAATGAATTAAATCTCCGCTTTCCGTCCATTGTTGTTAACGAGATTAAAGAGCTTGAAATGATTAAGGAACATTTTGAGCAGAGAGACTTAATTGACAGCGGCAAAATCGGAGTCGGAGGTACATCGATGGGCGGGATTACGACTCTGGCAGCCCTTACACAATACAAATGGATTAAAGCTGCGGTCAGCTTGATGGGCAGCCCGAGTTTACATAGTTTTTTAAAGCTGCAGGTGGAATCGATGAGAGCCAGCGGTTTTTTGCTTCCGATCCCCGATACTGAATTAAATCATGAACTCGAACAGTTAATCGCCTATGATTTATGGGAACAACCGGAAAAACTGAATTTGCGGCCGCTATTCTTCTGGCATGGAAAAAGGGATCCATACGTTCCTTTCGAGCCGACCTATCAATTTTATCAGCAAGTGGTTCCCTTCTATGCAGATACACCAAAACGGCTTGAATTTATTGCAGATGACCAGGCTGAGCATAAAGTGAGCAGTGAAGGTTTAAAGAGAGCCGTTGAATGGTTTGCCTGCCATTTGTAG
- a CDS encoding metal-sulfur cluster assembly factor has product MDEALRENIFGALEQVVDPELGIDIVNLGLVYELDMDDEGNTTITMTLTSMGCPLAPIIVDEVKKALNDIPEVKDVQVDIVWNPPWTRDKMSRYAKIALGIQ; this is encoded by the coding sequence ATGGATGAAGCATTAAGGGAAAATATTTTCGGAGCACTTGAACAGGTGGTCGATCCTGAGCTTGGTATAGACATTGTAAACCTAGGTCTTGTGTATGAGCTTGACATGGATGATGAAGGAAATACGACGATCACAATGACATTGACATCTATGGGTTGTCCGCTTGCACCTATTATCGTAGATGAAGTTAAAAAAGCATTAAATGACATTCCGGAGGTCAAGGATGTACAGGTGGATATCGTTTGGAACCCGCCTTGGACAAGAGATAAAATGTCAAGATATGCAAAAATCGCGTTAGGCATTCAATAA
- the argC gene encoding N-acetyl-gamma-glutamyl-phosphate reductase — protein sequence MKIGIVGATGYGGAELLRILHTHPYAEDCILYSSSEDGLPYWESFPHVNKIIDKTLQPIDVEKMAEEVDFVFLATPPGVSSELTPQFAERQVPVVDLSGDLRMKEPTVYEKWYKRKAAPQQIISEAVYGLSELNAKAIKDASCIANPGCFPTAAILGLAPLVKNRAIKEPSVIIDAKTGVSGAGRKASSATHFSETNENFKIYSVHEHKHTPEIEQMLSSLNPSFERVTFTSHLVPMTRGIMATIYADLAGNYNSSQLHELYKEFYQDSYFVRIRDIGNYPSTKEVYGSNYCDIAVAADERTGRVTIVSVIDNLVKGAAGQAVQNFNLMNGWPEETGLLFSPIYP from the coding sequence GTGAAGATTGGTATTGTTGGTGCTACTGGCTATGGAGGAGCAGAATTACTTCGTATTTTACATACTCATCCATATGCAGAAGATTGTATATTGTATTCATCTAGTGAAGACGGCCTTCCGTATTGGGAAAGCTTTCCGCATGTCAATAAAATCATAGATAAAACATTACAGCCAATTGATGTTGAAAAAATGGCTGAAGAAGTGGATTTTGTCTTTTTGGCGACTCCGCCGGGAGTGTCAAGCGAACTAACTCCCCAATTTGCAGAAAGACAAGTGCCTGTTGTTGATCTTTCCGGTGATTTGCGAATGAAAGAACCGACAGTCTATGAAAAATGGTACAAGAGAAAAGCAGCTCCTCAGCAAATCATTTCTGAGGCAGTATACGGATTGAGCGAATTAAATGCCAAGGCAATCAAAGATGCTTCATGTATTGCAAATCCGGGCTGTTTTCCGACTGCGGCTATCCTTGGTCTTGCGCCGCTGGTTAAAAATAGAGCAATAAAGGAACCATCCGTCATCATTGACGCAAAAACAGGAGTGTCGGGAGCGGGCAGGAAAGCTTCTTCTGCGACACATTTTTCCGAAACAAACGAGAATTTTAAAATATATAGTGTCCATGAACATAAGCATACACCAGAAATCGAGCAGATGTTAAGCAGTCTCAATCCATCCTTTGAGCGAGTGACATTTACGTCTCATCTCGTGCCAATGACGAGAGGAATCATGGCGACGATCTATGCCGATCTTGCCGGAAACTATAACAGCAGCCAATTACATGAGCTGTATAAGGAATTTTATCAAGATTCCTATTTTGTAAGAATCAGAGATATCGGAAATTATCCGTCGACAAAAGAAGTTTATGGAAGCAACTATTGTGATATAGCCGTCGCAGCTGACGAGAGAACAGGAAGGGTAACCATCGTTTCTGTGATCGATAATCTCGTCAAAGGAGCTGCCGGCCAGGCAGTACAAAATTTTAATTTAATGAATGGATGGCCGGAGGAAACAGGCTTACTCTTCTCCCCAATATATCCATAA
- the argJ gene encoding bifunctional ornithine acetyltransferase/N-acetylglutamate synthase: MIQLSQDSIIKVQGSVSSPKGFIAKGVHIGLRYAKKDLGLIVSEVPAVSAAVYTQSHFQAAPVKVTKNSFENDSFIKAVLVNSAIANACTGKQGMADAYEMRRLCADQLNVDPEMVAISSTGVIGELLDMDKIRKGINVLSETDPGDGHFEEAILTTDTKIKQTCYEMTIDGKKVTIAGCSKGSGMIHPNMATMLGFVTTDAAVNEQALQKALSEITDVSFNQITVDGETSTNDMVLAMANGCAGNQPLDENHQDWNTFLTGFRMVCEDLAKEIARDGEGATKLIEVRVSGAENKKEANVISKKIVGSDLVKTAVYGTDANWGRIVGAIGHSDAAVSPDSVEIYIGGQCLFKNGEPQSFSEELAKDYLLGDEITISVELNIGDGAGTAWGCDLTYDYVKINASYRT; this comes from the coding sequence ATGATTCAGTTGAGTCAGGATAGCATCATTAAGGTTCAAGGTTCGGTATCTTCACCTAAAGGCTTCATTGCCAAAGGAGTACACATTGGTCTGCGATACGCAAAAAAAGATTTAGGGTTGATTGTAAGCGAGGTTCCCGCTGTCAGTGCGGCAGTTTATACACAGAGCCACTTTCAAGCCGCACCGGTTAAAGTAACTAAAAATAGCTTTGAAAATGATTCCTTCATAAAAGCTGTGCTGGTAAACAGCGCAATCGCAAATGCGTGTACAGGAAAGCAAGGCATGGCAGATGCTTACGAGATGAGGCGGTTATGTGCAGACCAGTTGAACGTTGATCCGGAAATGGTAGCCATTTCTTCAACTGGAGTGATCGGAGAGCTTCTCGATATGGATAAAATCCGCAAAGGAATAAATGTTCTAAGCGAAACGGACCCGGGTGACGGCCATTTCGAAGAAGCCATTTTAACGACAGATACAAAAATTAAGCAAACCTGCTATGAAATGACGATCGACGGTAAAAAGGTTACGATTGCGGGCTGCTCTAAAGGATCCGGAATGATTCACCCGAACATGGCGACGATGCTTGGATTTGTTACAACGGATGCAGCCGTTAACGAACAGGCGCTGCAAAAAGCATTGAGTGAAATTACAGACGTATCCTTTAACCAAATCACTGTTGACGGGGAAACCTCGACGAATGACATGGTTTTGGCCATGGCGAACGGCTGCGCAGGAAATCAGCCGCTAGACGAAAACCATCAGGATTGGAACACATTCCTAACTGGTTTCCGTATGGTCTGCGAGGATCTTGCCAAGGAAATTGCCAGAGACGGAGAGGGCGCAACGAAGCTGATCGAAGTGCGTGTAAGCGGGGCGGAAAACAAAAAAGAAGCAAATGTTATTTCCAAAAAAATCGTAGGCTCCGACCTAGTAAAAACAGCTGTGTATGGAACAGACGCTAACTGGGGCAGAATTGTCGGAGCGATCGGCCACAGTGATGCAGCTGTATCACCTGATTCCGTTGAAATCTACATCGGCGGGCAATGCTTATTTAAAAACGGCGAGCCTCAAAGCTTTTCGGAGGAATTGGCGAAAGACTATTTATTAGGCGATGAAATTACCATATCTGTGGAACTGAACATAGGCGATGGAGCAGGAACTGCTTGGGGCTGCGATCTAACCTATGATTATGTGAAAATAAATGCAAGCTACCGAACTTAA
- the argB gene encoding acetylglutamate kinase: MNKTIVFKCGGSVIKEISDDFFANLKQLKNDGWKFAIVHGGGPEITSMLNKLKINTEFVKGQRKTTKQVLEVAEMILSGKMNKFFVSRLTSHGLKAVGLSGTDGGLLKAEYLDKKVYGEVGSIKAVDTNVLHGLMDVGFIPVIAPLALTESCQTLNVNADLAASAVASELNANKLMYVTDVSGIINNGKLESELTPADIKELISSEVITGGMIPKVESAMSALSERVKEVMIVNGKGSFLANDTFTGTKIIKEKEHVL, from the coding sequence ATGAATAAAACAATAGTTTTTAAATGTGGAGGCAGTGTCATTAAAGAGATTTCTGACGACTTTTTTGCCAACCTGAAACAGTTAAAGAATGACGGATGGAAATTTGCAATTGTTCATGGCGGCGGACCAGAAATTACTTCCATGCTTAACAAACTTAAGATCAACACGGAATTTGTAAAAGGACAGCGAAAAACAACAAAGCAAGTACTCGAAGTGGCTGAAATGATTCTTTCAGGCAAGATGAATAAATTTTTCGTATCACGCCTTACAAGCCATGGGTTAAAGGCGGTCGGTCTATCAGGGACAGATGGAGGACTGCTTAAGGCTGAATACCTCGATAAGAAAGTGTACGGAGAGGTAGGTTCGATTAAAGCAGTTGATACAAACGTGCTTCATGGGCTGATGGACGTTGGTTTTATTCCTGTCATCGCCCCTCTTGCATTAACAGAAAGCTGCCAAACCCTAAATGTGAATGCTGATCTTGCCGCTTCAGCAGTAGCTTCTGAATTGAATGCCAACAAGCTGATGTATGTGACTGATGTTTCCGGAATAATAAATAATGGCAAGCTGGAGAGTGAGCTTACCCCTGCAGACATCAAGGAGCTGATTTCTTCCGAAGTGATTACGGGAGGAATGATTCCTAAGGTCGAATCAGCGATGAGCGCATTAAGTGAACGTGTAAAAGAAGTGATGATTGTAAATGGAAAAGGATCATTTTTAGCGAATGATACTTTTACCGGTACGAAAATAATTAAAGAAAAGGAGCATGTATTATGA
- a CDS encoding acetylornithine transaminase yields MSHLFQTYSRWDITVKEAKGSYLVDENGKEYLDFVQGIAVSNLGHCNQAVTEAVKAQLDKVWHVSNMFHYPLQEQVAKKLTEHSDGDLVFFCNSGAEANEAAIKLARKKTQKKNIITFTQSFHGRTYATMAATAQEKIKIGFGPMLEGFHYLPYNDAESLQSFEGDDIAAVMLEVIQGEGGVNPAEESFLEAVKTFCEEKDALLIIDEIQTGIGRTGKPFAYQHYNLSPDIMTLAKGLGNGFPIGAIVGKKELGDAFSPGSHGTTFGGNMLAMAAADAVTTKIFNEEFLKDVQQKSEYLIEKLKTELDVPTVKSIRGKGFIIGIECTEEIQPVLLKLQEQGFLVIPAGPNVIRLLPPLTVTKAEVDTAVTKIKEAIYAVSTVNSKG; encoded by the coding sequence ATGAGCCATTTGTTTCAAACCTACAGCCGTTGGGATATAACTGTGAAGGAAGCAAAAGGATCCTATCTCGTCGATGAAAACGGCAAGGAATATCTCGACTTCGTTCAAGGAATTGCCGTGTCAAACCTTGGTCATTGCAATCAAGCAGTCACAGAGGCTGTCAAAGCGCAGCTGGATAAAGTTTGGCACGTTTCAAATATGTTTCATTACCCTTTGCAGGAACAGGTGGCAAAAAAACTTACGGAACACAGCGATGGAGATTTGGTTTTTTTCTGTAATAGCGGCGCTGAAGCTAATGAAGCAGCGATTAAGCTGGCAAGAAAGAAAACACAGAAGAAAAACATTATCACATTTACTCAATCGTTCCATGGCCGTACCTATGCAACGATGGCCGCTACCGCCCAAGAGAAAATAAAAATTGGGTTTGGTCCAATGCTAGAGGGTTTTCATTATCTCCCTTATAATGATGCAGAGTCGTTGCAATCATTTGAAGGCGATGATATTGCTGCTGTGATGCTTGAAGTGATTCAAGGAGAAGGCGGTGTAAATCCTGCGGAAGAATCTTTCCTTGAAGCGGTAAAAACGTTTTGTGAAGAAAAAGACGCATTGCTTATCATCGACGAGATCCAAACCGGAATAGGCAGAACCGGCAAGCCATTTGCTTATCAACATTACAATCTGTCACCTGACATTATGACATTGGCAAAAGGGTTAGGGAACGGCTTTCCGATTGGAGCAATCGTAGGGAAGAAGGAGCTTGGAGATGCGTTTTCTCCCGGATCTCATGGAACGACCTTCGGAGGGAATATGTTGGCAATGGCTGCAGCAGATGCTGTGACGACTAAAATTTTTAATGAAGAATTTCTCAAGGACGTCCAGCAAAAAAGTGAATACCTGATAGAAAAATTAAAAACTGAACTCGATGTCCCAACTGTTAAGTCCATTAGAGGAAAAGGATTTATTATTGGAATTGAGTGTACTGAGGAAATTCAGCCAGTTCTACTGAAGCTGCAGGAACAAGGATTTCTGGTGATACCGGCAGGACCGAATGTGATTCGTCTGTTGCCGCCGCTGACAGTAACGAAAGCGGAAGTCGATACCGCTGTAACGAAAATTAAAGAAGCTATATATGCAGTATCAACTGTCAATTCAAAAGGGTAG
- a CDS encoding carbamoyl phosphate synthase small subunit has product MEGYLVLEDGTSYNGEIETEVECSGEIVFFTGMTGYQEVLTDPSYKGQIVVFTYPLIGNYGINKSDFESMKPQVKAVVVYEATDHFSHCEAEMSLREYLKKWNIPLITHVDSRAVVKKIRSKGTMSAMISASKDAPSFEKEEKDQNVIEQVAGNKEISTYDNGSVHIAVIDFGSKKSIITRLIERGCKVTVIPYHQLESVEQISPDGIVLSNGPGDPKVMEPYLKTLKKLLIAYPSLGICLGHQLIALAFGGNTYKLPFGHRGANHPVIDKDTKKVFMTSQNHSYVVDKDSLQTTDFDVRFYNVNDGSVEGLYHTKYSIMSVQFHPEANPGPVESEWIFDDYLQKLKAGRKEIAHV; this is encoded by the coding sequence ATGGAAGGCTACTTAGTGTTAGAGGATGGAACCTCCTATAACGGAGAAATAGAGACAGAAGTTGAATGTTCGGGTGAGATCGTATTTTTCACGGGAATGACAGGGTATCAAGAAGTTCTGACAGATCCTTCTTATAAAGGGCAAATTGTTGTTTTTACCTATCCTTTAATCGGAAATTATGGGATTAATAAAAGTGATTTTGAGAGCATGAAGCCTCAGGTTAAGGCAGTGGTTGTATATGAAGCGACAGACCACTTTTCCCATTGCGAAGCAGAAATGAGCCTGCGTGAATATTTGAAAAAATGGAACATCCCGCTGATTACTCACGTAGACAGCAGGGCTGTTGTAAAAAAGATTCGTTCAAAGGGTACAATGAGCGCAATGATTTCTGCATCAAAAGATGCACCAAGTTTTGAGAAGGAAGAAAAGGATCAAAATGTCATTGAACAAGTGGCTGGAAATAAGGAAATTTCAACGTACGACAATGGTTCAGTTCATATCGCCGTAATCGATTTTGGTAGTAAAAAATCGATTATTACTAGATTAATAGAACGCGGATGCAAGGTAACAGTCATACCATACCATCAGCTGGAATCGGTAGAACAAATTTCACCTGATGGCATCGTTCTTTCTAACGGCCCTGGTGACCCGAAAGTAATGGAACCTTATTTAAAAACACTGAAAAAGCTATTGATTGCTTATCCTTCTTTAGGAATATGCCTTGGCCATCAGTTGATAGCTTTGGCGTTCGGAGGAAATACGTATAAGCTTCCATTCGGCCACAGGGGAGCAAATCATCCTGTCATTGACAAAGACACGAAAAAGGTCTTCATGACAAGCCAAAACCATAGCTACGTCGTCGATAAAGATTCACTTCAGACAACCGATTTTGATGTTCGTTTTTACAATGTAAATGACGGATCAGTCGAAGGTCTTTACCATACGAAATATTCAATCATGTCCGTCCAATTTCATCCGGAAGCAAATCCGGGGCCAGTTGAAAGCGAATGGATCTTTGATGATTATTTGCAAAAACTTAAAGCAGGAAGAAAGGAAATTGCTCATGTCTAA